The genomic DNA TCATTTCCCCTTCTTCAGCAAGCAGCGATGAAGACATATTCTGGGAGACAGCAGCAACAGAGTTAGACTCATTCCCCTTCTCCCAGAGTTTTATCGACTCAGTTACCAATGAGTTTGGTGTAGTGCGCCCCACCTCATCTCTCAGGGAAATCAGCACCGGGCCATTTGCACGTGGTGAGAAACTGGTTTATGAAGTAAGCTGGGGGCTTTTCAGAGCCGGCTTTCTTGTGGTTAATACCGAATATCAGCCACACAGCAACATGATCAGAGTCGGAGCCAAAGCCATCTCAAACAATTTCATCAGCGCCTTTTACCGGGTTCGCGACTATATCATATCATGGATCGATGCCGATGGGCTTTATCCGGTTTTTTTCGAGCAGCATATAAGGGAGAGAAACAAGCAGACTGATGGGTATGTGATTTTCGACCACTTAAGTGAGCAGATCTTTATTGAAGGCAGAAGGTCACGTGTGGTGGAGGAAGCTCCCCCGATCTCTCATGATTATCTTTCGATTCTTCACCATATGCGCTCCCTTGATTTTTCCCCCGGGGAAGAGCATACCTTTGATCTCCTCATGAGCTCAGAGGTCAACCCCATCAAGGTGCGTGTCAGAGAACGGGGTGAAATCAGCACCGATGCAGGGGATTTCAAAACCATAAGACTGGAACCTCAGCTTAGGGGCAGATCATTCAGACGAAGAGACAGACTGGAGATATGGGTAACCGATGATGAGTACAAGATGCCCGTAGAGATAAGGACAAGACTGAGGTTCGGTTCTCTCACAGCCCGTCTGATCCACTACCAGAGAGCTTAGAATATTTCCGGTTTGGGATTATTCCGTTTCCTCCCGGAGCCATTGCAGGTAATCCGGGTTTCCTTCAGTCAGAGGAAGCCCCACCACGCAGGGTACCGTATAGGAGTGAAGCTCTTTCACTCTTGAGAGGATTTTCTCAAACCGCTCTTCCCTGGATTTGGCTATAAGTATAGTTTCATTATCTTCCACGATTTCTCCCTGCCAGCGATACAGCGAATTCATGCCATCCACGATATTAACGCATGCGGCAAGTTTTTCATCCACCAGTGTACGCCCGATCTTAACAGCTTCACCCCGGTCTTTTGTGGTTATGTACACCATTATAAATTTCATACTACGCTTCCCCCCCAGTTTTTTCTGATTGCGGAATGTTTTATTCAGAAAAGATGGGAGCAAATTCTGCCCCACCTCCAAGAGGTTCAAAATAATTTATAATCCCCGCATGCGCAGCTGATCGAGCTCTTCATTTACCTCTTTTTCCAAATCCAGCGAGACAGCTGAGAGCATATAGTCAAATCGCTTATCGGGGGCGGATATATTGATTGAGAAAATCACACGGGTTTTGGGGAAATCCCACCTGGCGTAGGCTGCAGTGACTATTCTCTGATAGAAATCGTAGGGGTGATAGCGCAGATTCCACCTCTCCTGTTTAAGGTAGGTATCGAGCCTGGTAAAAACAAGCCTGGGATCGAGTCCTCTGAAAACCGGTTGCCTTCGTCCATATTTTTTTCTTAAAAGGGAGTAGATATCCTGTGTGAAAACCAGTGTTCTGTTTCTTATGGCCATGTAATATTCATTGACACTTCTGTATACGTTGAAATTGAAATCATACTCAGCCAGATCATCAAAATCAAACCTTACGGTTGCCTGGAAAAACTGATCATTCCAGAAATAATATTTCACCTGTGCGGGGTAGCCTGCGATTTCAGATTCAGCCCGGAACACATTTACATTCATCTCCTGAGGGAATTCCTCCTGAACAGGATCGGGCTGCCACTGTGGTATATCGATAATTTGCTGCACCTCCTGGGGTGTACTTCCCCAGGCTGCATCATTAAACCCACCGGGTTCACGCTGTGCAAAAACAGTAGAAAAAGCTCCAATCAGAAGCAGTGAGATAACTCTCATTCAATCTCCCCTTTTATAGTACCATCACTGATTTCAAGCTCCGGTGCATTTGCCCCAACCGACCGGGTACGAACATAGATATTTTCGATATGAACACTCTCCCCAGAGCTGCGAATTAAATCCCTAACCTCCATGCGCACCGAATGTCCCTGAGAAAGCGGCATCGAAGGATGAACCGTATAGGTTGCATTGCTGTTACAATATCTGGACATATTTACAAGCAAAGTTTCATTTCCCAGTACCGGCCCGTCATTGCCAGGCCAAACATCCACTCTCAGAAGATCACCTTCCCGGATTTGGAACACTTCGCTGAACTCATCTGTATAAAAATAAAACCGCAGCGTATCCCCTATTAGCATCGCTCTGTTTGGCCAGCGTCTGTTGCCGGAAAAGCGGGTGTACACTCCATTTACATAGCCGGAAAAAACAGCGGGCGGATTGTATACCGGCAACACTGCAACGGGTTTCTCGCTGCAGTGAAAAAGCAGGACAAACGTTATAAATACAGGCAACCTTGTTTTGATTTTCACTGTTTTTCTGGCCCCGCCTTTTGATACAGCACAGCTTTCTATTCATTATATTATAGGTTATCGGTAATGTGCATCCAATCCTTAAACATTTGAGCGCACTCTCTCACTGAAGAGCCCTTATCTCTGAGGGCTCAGCTTAAAACTGTTTCATCATTTTTCACAAAAACAGATTTGAATCTCAACTGCTCTGAGTTAATTTAACGGTAGACAACCAGAAGAGAAAACCCTTAACAAACACAGGTGTAGCAATATGAGCTTAACAAAGCAGGAAATCATAGATTGGGCATCCCGCTATGTGCAGGAAGATGAAGTTACAGATTTTCCCCACAACGGAGACATTTTTTGCCTACTGATAAGGGATATCCCTACAGATAAGGTCCTGAAAGAGGAAGAGGGGTGGAAATTCAACGGTTATGGTGTGTGTCTGGGCTACACTCTTGATGAAGACTCCAAACCGCTTGGAAAGTGGATTTGGATGAATTTTGCAACCCTCGAAACCTTCCCGCCATCCTCTCAGGTTATTAAACTTCAACCACCTCACATTATCAAAGGACGTTTCTTTACTCCTCAGCGTGACCGCGAAATCAGAATCCTTAAAATGAACCTCATGGAGTCACAGAACATAGTAGAAACGGATCTCTCAGCAGAGCAGGCAAAGCAGAGCACTGAGACTAAAAGTGATCAGAATAATGTTGTTCAATTCAGGAAAAAGAGCTAAACCACTGCGAGCAGCGCGGGATTGCCGGAACTGTCCCAAAATTCTTTTTTAAAGGGATAAAACGAAAGATCATTGTGGATGGGAAAAGCTGAGACTGTTGTAAAACTAAAATAAGAATGATTTGGGCAGCTGCGGCATGCGCCCAGAATCTTATTACTCTTTTACCTTTACTGAGGATTTGCTCTGATCATTCCCCTGTCACACACAAAAATGTCCTTCGGTCTGTAGCAACCGAAGGACACAATAACAGCTAACAATTTCTTTGGGTCTTATCTGAAATATTTTCCAGCAACCTGTTTATCATTTCTGTATTCAAGTCTCTTTATGGCAGCTGCAGGTCTTGGGAATGTAAGTCTGTACTGAGCTTCTCTCTCCTGTTCGAGAAAGTCGGGATCCATATTTGCGGAACGTCCCTGGTATTCTTTTCCATTAACATCAATCAGGTAAAAATCCTCCCCTCTCATATGCAGCGGTCTGTAAGAGTCGTTGAACACATTAACAAGAGCTACAGTATTGTTGCCCCTGTTCAGTATCGATGGTACGGCCAGGAGGATATCATACTTGTTGATCGTTCTGAAAAGAAGGGTATCGGTGTAGTTGTTGATAACACTGACATAGGCTGAATAGTTGCCTCTGTTTTTCTCTCTTATCTGGCCGAGGAGCTTTTGGGCATCCTGAAAGGTGCTGTCGAAATAGAGTGCAGCCTGAGCATAATACTCCGCTCTGACCATAGCCTTAACATCATCGGAAGATTTTCCGGTTTCGAAATGTGATTGTGCGAATTGGAGATTTTCCTGTGCAACGTTTTCAACCACACTGCTTCGTACCTCTTTTATGGGTTGTGGGTCGGAGGCCACATGGAGGGCTCTGTCGAGGAAGCCAAGGGCGTTGTTGAATTTTTCTCTGGTGATGCTTGAGTCTGCGAGCTGAACCAAAAACATTGCGTAGTTCTGGTGAAGTTCATCGGAGACATCGGAAGTGAGATGTTGATCGATATTACGGGTAAGGATAGGAATTGCGGCCATATCAGCTCCGCCTTCATCCAGAAACATTTTTACCCGTTCGATACTCATTTCGATAAAACGGTTTCTTAATTGCGGGCTTATGTTATCGGGGTTATTTATGACAGCTTCACTGAAGTGCAGGTAGGCGGTTTTAAGCAGATTGAGTCGTTCAGGTCCCTCAGCTCTTTTTGCCTGCTGATAAGCTTTGTTTCCTCTGGATTCGTGGGGTGATGTACAGCCTATGAGCAGAATTAGCGCGGTTAGACCCAAAAAAGTTGTTACCAAAGATTTCATGAACTTCTCCTGTTTATGAGATTAGTGATTATATTTGAGGATTTTAACCAATTATAATATTAATTTAAAGATGCATTTTAACCACAAAACAGTCAATAAATAATGTGCATCTGGTTTTCTTTTCGCACCATTTCTGCAGAAAGTAAAACCAAACCGCCTTACTCTAATCTAACAAAAAATTTTCAAAAGAAGAGGTTTTTCCTTTGTATGAAGAATTTTTCACCCGATGAGCAGCTGCAGGCTGCAATTCATATAATAAAAACACTGGTAGAAAATGGATATGAAGCACTGTTT from Chitinispirillum alkaliphilum includes the following:
- a CDS encoding Periplasmic divalent cation tolerance protein CutA; protein product: MLPSFLNKTFRNQKKLGGKRSMKFIMVYITTKDRGEAVKIGRTLVDEKLAACVNIVDGMNSLYRWQGEIVEDNETILIAKSREERFEKILSRVKELHSYTVPCVVGLPLTEGNPDYLQWLREETE